The sequence ACTGCCCAGGAAACCTTTCCTAGCCATTAGttgtttaaatttgtttctataaattttttgttagcaaaagaaaatggactaaagaattcttttatctttctagTTAGGTAGAGATGCCTGTCAGCAGACAAAGGTCACACGGCAGCCAGCCAGAGAGAACCGATACATGGCCAGGGCAACCCTGGGAAGGACCCTGAAGAGACTGCAGGTTTGGCTTCCTCCCAACCAGAGTCCCCCACCCCATGTTGCACCCCCACCCGCTTCAAGTCTCCCTGGGGAGACGTGCCAGCAGGCCATAAATGATGAAAAGGccacaggaagaggaggaaagaaaagaaaggcacacGACACAAAGTGGATGTTTCATCCTTAAAAAAGAGCATGTCTAAATAAGTTGTATATTTATGATATTTCAGGAAGACCAGTATCATTCTTCTGGATCTACCAAAATATCCAAGGACACAGCAGCCATCAGCAGTCGCAACATTGCGGCTGGTGACCAGTTTTATTaaagtctctccctctcttctaatTCCTAATGGTCACGCATTATGGGGGCATTTTGCTTTCTAGGTTATAAAGCGTTTTCACAAGAGGGAAATCTTGGGAAGTAGTTAGTTATGCattcagaaatgaggaaactgctGTGACAGGGTGAGTGGCCCCAACAGCCTCAGCTTTCTTAGTCACCAAAGTTTGTGCATGAGATCTTAGGAAATGTTGCACAGACTTGTGTAGGTTATTTTTCCCTCCGCGTCTCCAAGGACACAGAGAGGACCAGAGACCCACTGCTGCCTCTTTGTCCTGTTTAGAAGACCCATATATCCAGCTGACAATTCTGCATTTACCCCTGTAGACCTCATAGGTCTCGCAACATTTTCAAAACTAGTATTACTCTTCCGCCCCATCCATGTCAGGATGTGGCTCCATACCCAGGTTGGCAATCCAGAAACTTCATTCTTCACCCAACCCTGTTCCCATGACAGACAATTGGGTATCGCAACTTGTTAATTCTACCTCCTAATATCTCTTGATCTCACCCACATCTTTCCAACCAAACAGCCACTACTTTATTAGAGACCATTATCAGCTCTTGCCTGGGTTATTATAACGTTAGCTAGTCCCTCCCAACCTCCAGCCTTTAATTCTCTAGAAGCCAGAAGCAACTGTCTAAAACCACTGGCATTTGAGGTAGAAACTCCTTTCTTAAAAAGGGCTAGCCTAAACTTTGTGGGATCTTAAGCATCTGGGGCCCCAACTCATTAAGTTCCAGTAACACCCTGGCTATAGTGATCACAAAAAGCTACAAGGGAGAAGGGTGGGACAGAGTCATAACCCCCAAGACTGCCTTGGGGATCACTAACACAGAAGGAGAGCATCACTTCCCTGCTCGACTATTTTAATGACTTCGTAAGATAAACCGCACTCCTTAAAATGGCTCACTGGCCAACTCTGCAGTATCATTTCTGTAAACTCTTTAGAAAGAAGCCTAATTGTGTTCTGTTTCAAGTTCTAGAGGCAACCCCACCTGCTTTTCCCGGTATTAGGTGAGCTCCTGAGGCGACCAGGAATAAGTAGGATCAAGCACAACGTGGGTTTTAAATTAGCCTAATTTATAGCATTGGCTCTGTGCTCCTTGATTATACCAAGTTGTTTGAGATAATTTgaacaaatagaaggaaaagcaTGGGCTTGAGTTAAAGCTGGGCTTTAGCACTCAACATCCTGCTGTGGGAGAATGCTACACTGGGTCCTACCTTTTTCATTTAGGAAGTGACATTCTACCTCGTCTCCAAACATGAGTGTTATCGCAAAGCTTCTCTGAAGAGGTTAGGTAAATACTTCTCGTGTCAACATTTTTAATGTCAACAAGCAATGGAAGAACACGCAAAGTTACGAGAATACCTCGTTCCGAACTGTACGCCACTCTAAAAAAAGTCATAATTATCTTCACCACCAAGTCCTGGTCACCTGAGCCAAAACCTGTTATCACTTAAAAGCCGGTGATCTAAATCTCAACTTCCTCATGTAAAAAAGTAGACCCTGGGTCATTTTCCTACTTGCGGTGATACGGGCTGGAGATGGTAAGGAATTTGGTGGAGTTGAAACTTGCATTTGCACAAGAATTGTGCCACGCTGCCCAGCAGATCCGTTTTCAGAATCACAATCAAAATGAATAGTCGTGTAGACTTGAGGTTCCGTGACATTGGTTGTGTTGAGGTTCCAACCTCTTAGTGCCTGGGAATCCTTGGACCGTATCCATTTCCTTCTTGCGGAGTTAGATAAGGGGTCTCTAACTCTGGTCCTGATTATTGGTTGGGATTTCAGAGAAGGTCTGTGCAATTATCCAACAACTGTACACAAAACTGTGTTCACTTTTGGGAGCTGGAGGTTGGACAGACGCTTAATGAGATTCTAGTCAAAGGGGCCCAGACCCAAAAAGGTTAAGAATCACCGACAGAGATTTTTCTGCTTTCACACGTATCCCGGATACATTCCAAACTCCCACAATGCTCTGTGGACAGCGTCACAAAAGATGGCTAAGCAGTTTTAAGTAGAAGTTGAACGTGTCATGAATAGCACAAGAGTCAAGAGAAAACGAGTCAAAACTGGTGAAATTACGTAAAGGAAATCCATGGCATTTAACTAGGTTGCATTTatttagataaatgaaaatttgctCCCAAACAGAACTAGTAACCTAATATTGTCTCAGATTCAAGGAAATTGCTAAACTTGAAGCTTACACCGAAAGCCAGAATTTCCAGCCCTTGCCTATCTGTAGCTCCGAACATGGAGGGAAAATATCGGAACAAAGCATCTGTGGACAGAGAGGCAACTCACGTGTACCGTCAGCAAAACGACCCGGAGGCGAACATGTTATATTCCTCAATTACAAGAAGTGGCGAGAGTTTACAAGTCTTGCATTGTGTTCTATTGTACATGGCTCCATAGAAATGCTGAAAACAGCAAAATTGAGGCACTTGCTCCAACTTCGGCAGTATACATTGGATTATTACATACTTCATAAATTAACAGCAGCTTTAGAACTATAACACAGAATTGTCTTTCAGCTACTGTTAATAGCATTGCTCTTGCTAATAAAACAGTGTTGCTTAACGGACATAGGAATAGAGTTTGCACAGCAGGACTCCAGGGCAGATCCGGATATTGGTACCGAAAAGCACAGTCGTGAAGCAACTACCACCAGAAAACCAGCCGTGATGGCCAGAATGACCTGGCCACACATGGTATGAGAAGGCCAAATATGGATGGGGTGAAGTGGCAGGATggaattgaaaccaaaaaaaacccaaaacacaaaaCTACCCAAATCTTCAATCTGTTCAAAATAGCACAGTTTCTTCCTACCATAGAGAGGAAGTCAGTCAACATTTGAAACTACCATAAACTCCTTAACAAATTGCTGTCATCTCCAACACCTTTTAGTCAATCTTCAAAAACTGACACCAGCACGTGGatctttttttaagttcaaaGTTGGCTAAAGAAAGATATTTAGATCAAAGAGGTTTTTTAATttggagtttaaaaaattttaatcattaaGCACAGGTGGCTagtttatatatatgaataactCCTAAAATGATATTACATGTTTTCCAACCACAAGGCCATACACTGTGATCAAgagatgtttgttttgttttgaggaagattagccctgagctcacatctgctaccaatcctcctttttgctgaggaagactggcccggagctaacatctgtgcccatcttcctccactttttatgtgggacgcctgccacagcacggcttgccaagcagtgccatgtccgcacctaggatctgaactggcaaacaccggcccaccgaagcggaacgtgcgcacttaaccactgtgccaccaggccagcctcacgAGATGTCTTTCTaatatggccaatttttttttattgtagttgcGTTTGTTGGTGtaagagaaattattttccagttttaacaGCAAATCTTCTTTCTGTTAAAAGACTATTCTAGTCTTTCTAGAATGTTATGCTTTAAAATCGTTAATGGGCCATCAAAATTTGAGTAAAATTAAAGCAGCATATATGCCAGGCTAgttccacatgcaaaaaagtggAACTTCAGGTGACTGCTCTTTGTGTGGCAATTGTCTGACAGAATCCTTTCTATATTAGCATGAATCATAAATCatttggacatttaaaaaatttgccaAGATCATCTGTAAGGCAAGGCATTTTTACTATGAAGccttcttaaaatttctttctagAGACATTTgtcattaacaaatattaacaCAGAAAATTGACCTTTTCAGAAAAGATGCCACCAGATGGTAGCATTGCATCAGTGCTGTCACTCTGAGAAGCTCTGGTTAATTTCAGCAGCTGCCTCTGCCATGACTTCCTCTGAACATCAGCTCAATGTGGTGTGAAGTGGTGACATCATCTAGCGACTACATTGGAAAGTTCTAGCTTATCTGCTTTTAGATTGCAGTAAACATACATCCCCAGGCTTCCTCATATCTAATAAAACCAGCAAATCtaaatgaagcaaatattttatttaaatcagttGTCAAATCACAATTTATCCAAATGAACAGACTGCAACATTGTTCTTAGAAGAGTGGGCACAAATATGGCACAGACAATCCAGCATCTAGCAAAATACCATCTGTGAAGAGCCTGACTTCTTTTATGCTGTGCGTGAACGGGGTCCAGCATGTGAGAGTAGAATCAAAAACTTAAAACAGTCAATTCTTTTGATAACATGAGAAACATTTCACCGCTCGGCCTCAGGACTAAGCACACTCACCTGTCCCAACAACCATGACAGTAGGAGAAAAGACTTAAAGTTAATCCATTACTGGAAAAAGCTTCCTTCCAACCTCCACTGGGCTAGAAAGGAAAATTTCACAGTAACAATGGAACATTCTGtgtgtttcaaaaaaaaaaaaaagctttttatttttagcacaCTGTGCATAATAGAAAGTGACCAATTTCAGAGTAATACTAAACATGGACCTAGTCcttagtgaatttttaaaataagaattgtaGCTTCTGGTCAGGAATGTTGTTTCTAGGAAGCTCTGTTTTCACAGGGTATAACTGAGGCTTAAGGCTTCCCCATGGCGGCACGCCCCATCATATAGTGTGTGATACAAAGGAAATGTATACTACACTGCACACTGCctgaaacattcagaaaaaatatacaatagaTACAGAAGGAGGAGTActtaaaacatacatataaatacataaagaatgaTGCTCCAGTTTGCGAAGTAGGACCAGGTGTTGCCACGTCCAGTTCCAGGTTAAGAATTTAGGATGTTAAATCAGAAACATTATATTGTATCAAGGGACATTAACAGGGTGGTCTTGAAAAGAGGAAATGCTAAATGGCTCTCGCTCCTGATGCAGCCTCAGGATTGTCGGGGGTTCGAGACACGAGATCAGCTGACGTGCCTGCTCTTCGGGTCTCCGAGTTCTGAAATCTCACGGTCTTCAGTCTTCTCAGCagcattcctttttcttctactaCTTGTCTTCACATTCTGGTCTTGCAAATACACCATGTACCtataaaaagaagcaagaatcaaaagtaaataaaatctcccttccctccctcatttAGTTAACAGAATAGTTGAGAAAGTGAGCTGCAGTAACTGGAAACCGTTAAGAGCATAATTTAATTCCGTAAGAAAGCAAGCTGGTGGGGGTCCGGAAAACATCATGCTGCGTGGCCACAGAGCTGAGGGCTGTGGTTGCCCCACACCCACAGTTAGGCTGGTCCCAGGCactggaaaattttttaaatgcttgttaCTACTGCtggaaaaaatccattttttctagagAGCTATAAACTAAATTTCAAGCAGTATGACTGAAACTTCCTTTGGACTTTTAgttataaaaaattcaataaacttGGTATGGTGCTCCGCGAGCACGACATACTGCTTATGTCTTTgagccaaacacacacacaaacgcacactTGTGCACACacatttccctttattttctttgaaagcagTCACATTGGCGGTAAAATGAAGTTGTTATTTTCATGACACCAAGAAGACTGAATGGCAtttcaatgaggaaaaaaagggaaactaacCTAGACTCCTAGTCTAGTTGATGGCTATTTCCCCCAGTTGAAGGTTTTGCATAAATTCATAATTATTGGAACTCCTGCTTCCCTTGTAACAAATTGGCCATCAAATGgcataaaagagggaaaaatacttttagaagACCTGGAAGCTTACTTACATGATGTTTTAGGATTCTGTAAGTTCTGATTTTGCTGGTTCTCTCTCTTGTTTCTGTGTTTCCTcctgtgtttgtgttttgctctctttttctgaatCGCTGTGCACTTTTCCTTCCTGAAGTTCTCCTTCCCGGccagcttccttctcttttaGTTTTGGTCCATTTGCATCCGAGGACTCTCTGGTTAAGCCTCCTGAGGCCTCAGCATCTTCCAGGGCCGCGTTCTGGTCCTCAGGGTAATCAACAGCGCCACCCTTTCCATCTTCCTGGGATTCAAGCAGTgacttctctgttctttctcctaACCCGACACCATCATCTTCTTCCGGCACAGACTTTGTTCCAGttgcttctctgtctccctctgatGGGTCAGTTACCTCTTCAAGCTGCTGGTCATTTACCCTGGAGCTTTCTACTTCAAAGGTCGTGGTCTCTTCCGAAGCGTCCTTCCCATCTGTGGAAACATCTGAATGTGTGTGCTCCACAGTGGTGAGCACAGACTCCTCTTCGGCTGCCATGGTAGGTGTTTCCTCCTGCACAGAGGCCTGaagttccctctctccttcctcaatTTTCTGCCCAGCTTCCTGGCTGTCAGCTATTACGGGTTGAGCCTGTGTCTGGAAGTCAGAGGCGGCTGCTTCTGCACTGGCTAACTGGTCAACGACCGTCTGAATTACATTTTGCACCAGTTTACCGCTCTCAGTCTCAAGTTTCGAAATCTCATTTTCAGCCTTTAAATCTGCCTCTCTTGTTTCCACCTTTCTGACTTCCAGACAGACAACCTGCTCACCATCTTCATCGAGCTTCTGTTTCTGCGACGTGGTTTTATCTTCTTCCAGGTCAGCATGGATGCCTCTCTCGGGGGTGGCAGATATTACTTCCGGTGTAGATTCTGCCTGAGTCTCAGTTCCTGTGGGTGCTGCCTCGTCCCCCGGCTGAGCACTCAAGTCTTCATCTTTCTCAGAGGATTTTTCTTCTGGTACTAAATGTGCGTCTGCAGATTCCAAAGTTTCAGCCTGTGCTAAAATCTTGACGGTTTCTCCTAAGACCTTCTCCTCCACTGCTGCCACTGTTAGAGCTAACGGTGCCTCAGAGCTCTGAACTTGAATTTCTGTGCATGCCACCTCCTCTTGAACTAGCAAAGACGAACTTTCTTCAAAACTGACAACTTCCTTTTCCCCATCTATGACGGTCACCTGAACTGTCTGAACTAGTTGCTCACTGAGCATTTCAGACATGGGAACAGCTGGTTTTTGCTCAAGTTTCTCTTCACTCATTTGGGTTGgctttgcttccattttctccttttcttcttgaacGACCATCTCACTCTCTACTGGGGTTGGAAGAGACTCAGCTTGACTCTGGATTTCAATATCATCCTTCTTTTGCAACTCAGCTTCTTCAGGAACTTCGTCTTTAAGGGTAACGTCAGTTATCTTTTTCTGACTGGTTGTTATTTCCGTGTCTGTAGACACCTCAAGTCCTTCGACAAATGGGACgtctttggtttcctcatcagcaCCTCGGGCAGCCTCTTGAATCACCTCAGTCTTTGAAAGAACGGGTACAGTTTCTGCTGATAGCTCTTCATCCGTGTGTTCTAGAACGTCTTCCATTTTtgaatgttctttattttcttcctggggCTGAAAAGTAGAAGGTACTGGAGATATCTCTTTCGGTTCAGGAACTGCCTCATCTTCTCCGACCTGTGATTGTGTACCAGATGCCACCTCCTTATCTTCATGGATTTCCATGACCTTGTCTTGCTGTGTTACACTTAGAGCTTCAAAATCTGCCACTGGGGTGCTTCCATTGGTCTCACTGTCTGTAAGGGTTTCAGCTGAGTCTGGAGCAACAGCCTGTTCTGGTATAATCTCTGATTTTACCCCAACCAAGGTTTCAGCTTGACACGTGGTTACGAGCTCACTGGACTCGACACTCCCCGTGACTTGAGGAACTTTTTCCAAGCTTTCTTGGATGGGCTGTGCAATCTCCTTATCTTGCATCAAAGTCTCAGTTTTAGTTTCTTGTAGGTGTTCTTTCAACACTACGTCCATCTCTTTCTTCACTTCTACTGCCTGAGAATCTTGTGCTTCTTCCACCTTCTCTGGTGTTTTTGACTCTTCCCTCTGCGTCGTCTCCATGGTGTCTTCTGGCCTTCGGGCGTCAGGCAGCTGAGAttcttctctcactttttctgCGACGGCTTGCAGGACCTCCTGAGTTCGCCTCTCTTGGTCTTCTGCGTCTGGCATGCCGCCTTCCACCTCCTGAACTGGTGTCGCTTCCTCTGTGGTGTCTGGAGACTCAGTTAACTGGGAAACAGCCGAGACCATGTCCGTGGTCTCTTCGGCACCAGAAGCTTCTGTTGTTTCTTCAGCACAAAATGCCTCGGTAGCTGTCACAGCTTCAGAAGTGAACTCCACCTCACTGGCATCTTGGCCCTCAGGCAGAGTTTTGGGAACAATGGGTGCTTCCTCGGCAATGACTTCTCTTTCAAATACCTCCCCAGTTTGCGCTTCAGCATCATCTTCGGCTTGTTCAAGAGGTTCTGTCACAGAGGCAGATATCCAAGAAGGCGACCTTTCCTCAATACTGGTGACGGCCCTTGTCCCGTCGACGACAGCCACGGTCACCGCTTGAACCAGACTCTTACTGAGCTCCTCAGACACATGAACAGCCGCCTTTGGCTCAGGTGCCTCCTCTTTTTGGGCTTGCTGAGCTTCGATTTTTTCCCTTTCGACTGCATCGTACTCAGACA is a genomic window of Equus przewalskii isolate Varuska chromosome 32, EquPr2, whole genome shotgun sequence containing:
- the AKAP12 gene encoding A-kinase anchor protein 12 isoform X2 encodes the protein MGGSTGSPGAFPCRLGGLKRWGRQARGGCALCDARAGPQGTPSSAARPALRRQCPSSDGAAGRGRLGLPGLCRARAMPWWSHLCFGQRESEDVSERDSDKEMAANAAVVQDITKDGQEEMPEMMEQIPSSESTLGELTQAAESQANDVGFKKVFKFVGFKFTVKKDKAEKSDSVQLLTVKKDEGEAAGGSDGAGDHPEPSRETGEATPKESELRQSTEKPEETLKHEQSSPEIPLPAESGPAAGEGKEEGEEKRETEPTKSPESPTSPVASETASPFKKFFTQGWAGWRKKTSFRKPKEEELEASEKKKEQEAEKVDTEENGKTEDASEKLATSEQPHLQEPTEGPKDAGLLTDYEKAAVPSGDQVQGPPEEKTAPLATEIFDEKVEIVAEVHVSTTEKKTEEQTAEAEERGESLLPEKLVEADVELEAAEPAEDLKAEDTCAPGGEQTKPSELSLHEKPVSTQPEGVVSEAEMLSSQERIKVQGSPLKKLFTSTGLKKLSGKKQKGKREDEESGEHPGSADSPDSTDEQKGESSASSPEEPEEITCLEKGVADVHQDADVEEGTTSDGEKKREGVTPWASFKKMVTPKKRVRRLSESDKEEELEKMKSATLSSTESAASEMQEEGKGNGEEQKPEEPKRKVDTSVSWEALICVGSSKKRARKASSSDEEGGPKTVGGDSQKPEETGADTVPAGSQEHDQGPGSSSPEQPGSPSEGEGVSTWESFKRLVTARKKPKAKLEERSEDSGTGSGLEHSASDVEPGKEESWVSIKKFIPGRRKKRADGKQEQATTEDMGPAEVNEDDSDVPAVVPLSEYDAVEREKIEAQQAQKEEAPEPKAAVHVSEELSKSLVQAVTVAVVDGTRAVTSIEERSPSWISASVTEPLEQAEDDAEAQTGEVFEREVIAEEAPIVPKTLPEGQDASEVEFTSEAVTATEAFCAEETTEASGAEETTDMVSAVSQLTESPDTTEEATPVQEVEGGMPDAEDQERRTQEVLQAVAEKVREESQLPDARRPEDTMETTQREESKTPEKVEEAQDSQAVEVKKEMDVVLKEHLQETKTETLMQDKEIAQPIQESLEKVPQVTGSVESSELVTTCQAETLVGVKSEIIPEQAVAPDSAETLTDSETNGSTPVADFEALSVTQQDKVMEIHEDKEVASGTQSQVGEDEAVPEPKEISPVPSTFQPQEENKEHSKMEDVLEHTDEELSAETVPVLSKTEVIQEAARGADEETKDVPFVEGLEVSTDTEITTSQKKITDVTLKDEVPEEAELQKKDDIEIQSQAESLPTPVESEMVVQEEKEKMEAKPTQMSEEKLEQKPAVPMSEMLSEQLVQTVQVTVIDGEKEVVSFEESSSLLVQEEVACTEIQVQSSEAPLALTVAAVEEKVLGETVKILAQAETLESADAHLVPEEKSSEKDEDLSAQPGDEAAPTGTETQAESTPEVISATPERGIHADLEEDKTTSQKQKLDEDGEQVVCLEVRKVETREADLKAENEISKLETESGKLVQNVIQTVVDQLASAEAAASDFQTQAQPVIADSQEAGQKIEEGERELQASVQEETPTMAAEEESVLTTVEHTHSDVSTDGKDASEETTTFEVESSRVNDQQLEEVTDPSEGDREATGTKSVPEEDDGVGLGERTEKSLLESQEDGKGGAVDYPEDQNAALEDAEASGGLTRESSDANGPKLKEKEAGREGELQEGKVHSDSEKESKTQTQEETQKQEREPAKSELTES
- the AKAP12 gene encoding A-kinase anchor protein 12 isoform X1, with translation MGAGSSTEQRSPEQPEAGSATPAEPEPSSGGPAAEAAPGASGDPTLAAPDPASKLLQKNGQLSPVNGLAEQEELSLQEGALNGQEEEVIVTDDVGQRESEDVSERDSDKEMAANAAVVQDITKDGQEEMPEMMEQIPSSESTLGELTQAAESQANDVGFKKVFKFVGFKFTVKKDKAEKSDSVQLLTVKKDEGEAAGGSDGAGDHPEPSRETGEATPKESELRQSTEKPEETLKHEQSSPEIPLPAESGPAAGEGKEEGEEKRETEPTKSPESPTSPVASETASPFKKFFTQGWAGWRKKTSFRKPKEEELEASEKKKEQEAEKVDTEENGKTEDASEKLATSEQPHLQEPTEGPKDAGLLTDYEKAAVPSGDQVQGPPEEKTAPLATEIFDEKVEIVAEVHVSTTEKKTEEQTAEAEERGESLLPEKLVEADVELEAAEPAEDLKAEDTCAPGGEQTKPSELSLHEKPVSTQPEGVVSEAEMLSSQERIKVQGSPLKKLFTSTGLKKLSGKKQKGKREDEESGEHPGSADSPDSTDEQKGESSASSPEEPEEITCLEKGVADVHQDADVEEGTTSDGEKKREGVTPWASFKKMVTPKKRVRRLSESDKEEELEKMKSATLSSTESAASEMQEEGKGNGEEQKPEEPKRKVDTSVSWEALICVGSSKKRARKASSSDEEGGPKTVGGDSQKPEETGADTVPAGSQEHDQGPGSSSPEQPGSPSEGEGVSTWESFKRLVTARKKPKAKLEERSEDSGTGSGLEHSASDVEPGKEESWVSIKKFIPGRRKKRADGKQEQATTEDMGPAEVNEDDSDVPAVVPLSEYDAVEREKIEAQQAQKEEAPEPKAAVHVSEELSKSLVQAVTVAVVDGTRAVTSIEERSPSWISASVTEPLEQAEDDAEAQTGEVFEREVIAEEAPIVPKTLPEGQDASEVEFTSEAVTATEAFCAEETTEASGAEETTDMVSAVSQLTESPDTTEEATPVQEVEGGMPDAEDQERRTQEVLQAVAEKVREESQLPDARRPEDTMETTQREESKTPEKVEEAQDSQAVEVKKEMDVVLKEHLQETKTETLMQDKEIAQPIQESLEKVPQVTGSVESSELVTTCQAETLVGVKSEIIPEQAVAPDSAETLTDSETNGSTPVADFEALSVTQQDKVMEIHEDKEVASGTQSQVGEDEAVPEPKEISPVPSTFQPQEENKEHSKMEDVLEHTDEELSAETVPVLSKTEVIQEAARGADEETKDVPFVEGLEVSTDTEITTSQKKITDVTLKDEVPEEAELQKKDDIEIQSQAESLPTPVESEMVVQEEKEKMEAKPTQMSEEKLEQKPAVPMSEMLSEQLVQTVQVTVIDGEKEVVSFEESSSLLVQEEVACTEIQVQSSEAPLALTVAAVEEKVLGETVKILAQAETLESADAHLVPEEKSSEKDEDLSAQPGDEAAPTGTETQAESTPEVISATPERGIHADLEEDKTTSQKQKLDEDGEQVVCLEVRKVETREADLKAENEISKLETESGKLVQNVIQTVVDQLASAEAAASDFQTQAQPVIADSQEAGQKIEEGERELQASVQEETPTMAAEEESVLTTVEHTHSDVSTDGKDASEETTTFEVESSRVNDQQLEEVTDPSEGDREATGTKSVPEEDDGVGLGERTEKSLLESQEDGKGGAVDYPEDQNAALEDAEASGGLTRESSDANGPKLKEKEAGREGELQEGKVHSDSEKESKTQTQEETQKQEREPAKSELTES
- the AKAP12 gene encoding A-kinase anchor protein 12 isoform X4, whose amino-acid sequence is MLGIIAITVGQRESEDVSERDSDKEMAANAAVVQDITKDGQEEMPEMMEQIPSSESTLGELTQAAESQANDVGFKKVFKFVGFKFTVKKDKAEKSDSVQLLTVKKDEGEAAGGSDGAGDHPEPSRETGEATPKESELRQSTEKPEETLKHEQSSPEIPLPAESGPAAGEGKEEGEEKRETEPTKSPESPTSPVASETASPFKKFFTQGWAGWRKKTSFRKPKEEELEASEKKKEQEAEKVDTEENGKTEDASEKLATSEQPHLQEPTEGPKDAGLLTDYEKAAVPSGDQVQGPPEEKTAPLATEIFDEKVEIVAEVHVSTTEKKTEEQTAEAEERGESLLPEKLVEADVELEAAEPAEDLKAEDTCAPGGEQTKPSELSLHEKPVSTQPEGVVSEAEMLSSQERIKVQGSPLKKLFTSTGLKKLSGKKQKGKREDEESGEHPGSADSPDSTDEQKGESSASSPEEPEEITCLEKGVADVHQDADVEEGTTSDGEKKREGVTPWASFKKMVTPKKRVRRLSESDKEEELEKMKSATLSSTESAASEMQEEGKGNGEEQKPEEPKRKVDTSVSWEALICVGSSKKRARKASSSDEEGGPKTVGGDSQKPEETGADTVPAGSQEHDQGPGSSSPEQPGSPSEGEGVSTWESFKRLVTARKKPKAKLEERSEDSGTGSGLEHSASDVEPGKEESWVSIKKFIPGRRKKRADGKQEQATTEDMGPAEVNEDDSDVPAVVPLSEYDAVEREKIEAQQAQKEEAPEPKAAVHVSEELSKSLVQAVTVAVVDGTRAVTSIEERSPSWISASVTEPLEQAEDDAEAQTGEVFEREVIAEEAPIVPKTLPEGQDASEVEFTSEAVTATEAFCAEETTEASGAEETTDMVSAVSQLTESPDTTEEATPVQEVEGGMPDAEDQERRTQEVLQAVAEKVREESQLPDARRPEDTMETTQREESKTPEKVEEAQDSQAVEVKKEMDVVLKEHLQETKTETLMQDKEIAQPIQESLEKVPQVTGSVESSELVTTCQAETLVGVKSEIIPEQAVAPDSAETLTDSETNGSTPVADFEALSVTQQDKVMEIHEDKEVASGTQSQVGEDEAVPEPKEISPVPSTFQPQEENKEHSKMEDVLEHTDEELSAETVPVLSKTEVIQEAARGADEETKDVPFVEGLEVSTDTEITTSQKKITDVTLKDEVPEEAELQKKDDIEIQSQAESLPTPVESEMVVQEEKEKMEAKPTQMSEEKLEQKPAVPMSEMLSEQLVQTVQVTVIDGEKEVVSFEESSSLLVQEEVACTEIQVQSSEAPLALTVAAVEEKVLGETVKILAQAETLESADAHLVPEEKSSEKDEDLSAQPGDEAAPTGTETQAESTPEVISATPERGIHADLEEDKTTSQKQKLDEDGEQVVCLEVRKVETREADLKAENEISKLETESGKLVQNVIQTVVDQLASAEAAASDFQTQAQPVIADSQEAGQKIEEGERELQASVQEETPTMAAEEESVLTTVEHTHSDVSTDGKDASEETTTFEVESSRVNDQQLEEVTDPSEGDREATGTKSVPEEDDGVGLGERTEKSLLESQEDGKGGAVDYPEDQNAALEDAEASGGLTRESSDANGPKLKEKEAGREGELQEGKVHSDSEKESKTQTQEETQKQEREPAKSELTES